A region from the Triplophysa rosa linkage group LG4, Trosa_1v2, whole genome shotgun sequence genome encodes:
- the wfikkn1 gene encoding WAP, Kazal, immunoglobulin, Kunitz and NTR domain-containing protein has protein sequence MCVLLLSVRTAARSRSGSSLLSFLLMWVQLIAVDPDRAGVCPNDVNANLWVDAQSTCERECQTHQDCATHEKCCTNVCGLLSCVAARFSDGSSADGQSGGGLLLGGVASCDEFICSQQGAVCDVWEGQPICKCLDLCEREPSFTCASDGLTYFNRCYMDAEACVQGVTLTEVTCRYHLSGPNASPLPQDTTPHPMPTEADSVAFPPSLYSNPQHQVIYLGGTASFHCDVIGHPKPDVTWEKQSEVHERIAMRPDQMYGNVVITNIGQLVVFNAQLWDSGIYTCIARNVAGTLLADYPLSVVKRDDDVFDDSEASLLMEPPFSTADCIAAVERGECGNKRVDWFYDAMQGSCHTFTHGGCEGGRNRFETYEACRSSCQREGLGVCSLPAVQGPCKRWEARWTYNSLMKQCQAFVYGGCHGNRNNFRTRKECEASCPRSSGRPCKSCRTRGKMVESLCRSDFAIVGRLTELIEELDSGIARFCLEQVLRDEKMGLQLFKTQHLEVMLTRMDWSCPCPNFTRHQELPLLVMGEVQEGVAMILPHSYVRPVSDRRLKKIHEMLNKKTCEMLQRFQN, from the exons atgtgtgttttattgctgtCTGTTCGTACGGCTGCACGCAGCAGGTCTGGATCTTCTCTCCTGTCTTTCCTCCTCATGTGGGTCCAGCTCATCGCCGTTGATCCGGATCGTGCTGGTGTCTGTCCAAATGACGTGAACGCAAACTTGTGGGTGGACGCTCAGAGCACCTGTGAGAGGGAATGCCAAACACACCAG gaCTGCGCTACTCATGAGAAGTGCTGTACTAACGTGTGTGGCCTCCTGAGCTGTGTGGCCGCCCGTTTCTCAGACGGCTCCTCCGCTGATGGCCAATCAGGTGGGGGTTTGCTCTTGGGGGGTGTGGCCAGCTGCGATGAGTTCATATGCAGCCAGCAGGGGGCGGTGTGTGATGTGTGGGAGGGACAGCCGATATGCAAGTGTCTGGATCTTTGCGAAAGAGAGCCGAGCTTCACCTGTGCCTCCGACGGGCTCACGTATTTCAACCGCTGCTACATGGACGCCGAGGCCTGCGTTCAGGGTGTCACCCTTACCGAGGTCACGTGTCGTTATCACCTGTCCGGTCCAAACGCCAGCCCCTTGCCTCAAGACACCACCCCGCATCCGATGCCCACCGAGGCCGACTCCGTGGCCTTTCCGCCCAGCCTGTACTCCAACCCACAGCACCAAGTCATTTACCTGGGTGGAACAGCGAGTTTTCACTGCGACGTAATTGGCCACCCGAAACCCGACGTCACCTGGGAGAAGCAGTCTGAGGTACACGAAAGAATCGCCATGCGGCCTGATCAGATGTACGGGAACGTGGTCATAACCAACATCGGTCAGCTGGTGGTGTTCAACGCCCAGCTCTGGGACTCCGGAATATACACCTGCATCGCACGCAACGTCGCAGGAACTTTGCTGGCTGATTATCCGCTCTCTGTCGTAAAGCGTGACGATGATGTGTTTGACGACTCAGAGGCGAGCTTGCTGATGGAGCCGCCGTTTTCGACGGCCGACTGCATAGCAGCCGTAGAGAGGGGCGAGTGCGGCAACAAGCGGGTGGACTGGTTCTACGACGCAATGCAGGGTTCATGCCACACGTTCACGCACGGAGGCTGCGAGGGCGGCCGCAACCGCTTTGAGACGTACGAGGCGTGCCGTTCGTCGTGTCAGCGCGAGGGGCTGGGCGTGTGCTCGCTGCCTGCCGTTCAGGGTCCCTGCAAGCGCTGGGAAGCACGCTGGACCTACAACAGCCTCATGAAACAGTGCCAGGCTTTCGTCTACGgcggttgccatggcaacaggaATAACTTCCGCACCCGTAAGGAATGCGAAGCCAGCTGCCCGCGATCAAGCGGCCGTCCATGCAAAAGCTGCCGGACGAGAGGGAAGATGGTGGAAAGTCTGTGCCGCAGCGACTTCGCCATTGTAGGGCGGCTCACTGAACTCATCGAGGAGCTGGACTCGGGAATCGCTCGCTTTTGTCTGGAGCAGGTCTTACGTGACGAGAAGATGGGTCTGCAGCTCTTCAAAACGCAACACCTTGAGGTGATGCTCACGCGCATGGACTGGAGCTGCCCATGCCCAAACTTCACCCGGCACCAGGAGCTCCCTCTGCTGGTGATGGGTGAGGTGCAGGAGGGTGTGGCCATGATTCTTCCCCACAGTTATGTCCGACCTGTTTCTGATCGCCGACTCAAAAAGATTCATGAGATGCTGAACAAGAAGACGTGTGAGATGCTGCAAAGATTTCAGAATTGA